The genomic segment CAGCATCAGGAAGAAAATAAATTACCCCTGCTGTTTCATGTTTTACCAATTCATCTAAAGGAATCCCAGCAAAGTTTTCCAAAGTATTCATGCTACCAAACTCAACCGATAGATTTCCTTTTTGAAATTCGTGCTCGTGCAAATCTACTAATTGGTAGCCAAGCCGGTTCATAATCGTTTCAATCTTTTTAAAATCATAAATTCGTACCTCATCAGGTGCGTCCCATCCCCTAGGATCTCCTGGAACATGGATATCAATATCTCGTGCTTGCCAGTCTTGACCAGTTACCTGTTCAAGACCTAGCGAGCCCATAAGAAAAGGAATAATTCCGATTTTATTTAATTCCTCGGAAATTTTTAAAAACTCATGAAACTTCTCTTTCATATAATCTCCTTTTGTGGATGCGAAAATTATTTGCATAAGTTAAATTATGTAAAATATTGAATTATTTTACTTTTTCTTCTTCGTAATCCCCGTTGCTGCAGACAACTTGTTTGCCACCACCGCGAACTTTCTTTTCTACAAGATACTGACCGCATTTCGGACAAGAGCGACCAACCGGTTTATCCCAAGAGGTGAAGTCACAATCTGGATAGCGATTGCAACCATAAAAAAGCCGATTGCGCTTGGTTTTGCGCTCAATGATTTGTCCTTGATGACATTTAGGACACTCTACGCCTATTTCTTTGACAATTGCTTGGGTGTGACGACAATCGGGGAAGTTGCTACAAGCATAGAATTTACCATAACGTCCTAACTTGATAACCATAGGACTTCCACAAACTTCACAATCAAAACCAGCCGGTTCGTCTTTAATTTGAATTTTCTCCATTTCAGTTTCTGCTTTAGAAACTTCTTTTTCAAATGGTTTATAAAATTCGTCAATGACCTTTTTCCACTGCTCTTTTCCGACTTCTACATCATCCAATTTGGCTTCCATATCAGCGGTAAACTTCACATTGACAATATCTGGGAAGAATTCAACAATCAATGAATTCACAATTTCTCCCAATTCGGTTGGTTC from the Streptococcus constellatus subsp. constellatus genome contains:
- a CDS encoding phosphoribosylanthranilate isomerase, translated to MKEKFHEFLKISEELNKIGIIPFLMGSLGLEQVTGQDWQARDIDIHVPGDPRGWDAPDEVRIYDFKKIETIMNRLGYQLVDLHEHEFQKGNLSVEFGSMNTLENFAGIPLDELVKHETAGVIYFLPDAEQYLRIYTASSQDSYRNDQNNDKDFVKIAYLEKMLKK